The DNA region GTGCCGATGCAGTGGGTATGTCTACAGTGCCTGAAGTGATTGTTGCCAATCATTGCGGTATCAAGGTATTCGGTATTTCGGTAATTACCGACCTTGGTGTGGAAGGTAAGATCGTAGAGGTGACACACGAAGAAGTGCAGAAAGCTGCCGATGCCGCCCAGCCGAAAATGACAGAAATTATGAGAGAATTGATAAACAGAGCATAATCATGAGAACAGAAATATCAAGCCTCGGTGAGTTCGGCCTCATCCGCCGCCTTACCGACGGTATTGAACTGAAGAATGAATCCAGTCGGTACGGTGTAGGCGATGATGCAGCCGTACTCTCCTATCCTACCGAAAAGCAAGTCTTGATTACCACTGACTTGCTAATGGAAGGTGTGCATTTCGATTTAATTTATGTCCCGCTGAAGCACTTAGGCTATAAAGCGGCTGTCGTAAACTTCTCCGATATCTACGCCATGAATGGTACGCCCAAGCAGATCACCGTTTCTCTGGCTCTCTCCAAGCGCTTCTCCGTGGAAGATATGGAAGAATTGTATGCGGGTATCCGTCTGGCGTGCGAGGAATATGATGTGGATATCATAGGAGGCGACACCTCTTCTTCTCTTACGGGACTGGCAATCAGTATCACTTGTATAGGTGAGGCAGACAAAGATAAGGTTGTCTACCGAAATGGCGCGAAAGAAACAGATTTGATTTGCGTAACCGGTGATCTGGGTGCCGCATATATGGGTTTACAATTATTGGAACGCGAAAAAGTGGCTTTGAAAGGTAAGGCTGATATGCAACCAGATTTCTCCGGAAAGGAATATCTGCTGGAACGCCAATTAAAACCGGAAGCTCGCCGCGACATCATCGAGAAACTGGCGGAAGAAGGTATCCAACCCACTTCTATGATGGATATTTCAGATGGTTTATCTTCTGAATTGTTGCATATCTGCACGCAAAGTAAAGTAGGCTGCCGCATTTATGAGGAACATATCCCCATTGACTATCAGACTGCCGTCATGGCTGAAGAGTTCAATATGAATCTGACAACATGCGCTCTTAATGGTGGCGAAGACTACGAACTGCTTTTCACCGTTCCCATTGCCGATCACGAGAAGATTTCTGAAATGGAGGGAGTGAAGTTAATAGGACACATCACTAAACCGGAATTAGGTTGTGCACTGATCACCCGCGATGGTCAAGAGTTTGAACTGAAAGCCCAAGGATGGAATCCACTAAAAGAAGAAACTACCGAAAGTGAAGGCGAAAAAGCTGGCGAATAAAGATTTGTAAGAGCAGATAAAGATTTGTGAGAACAAATAAACAGCTGAATTCATTTTTTTCTTAAAATATAAGCGCTGATACTTAGCCACATAGGCAATTATCAGCGTTTTTTATCTCCAAAGCGCTTGCATAGTCCAAAAGTTTCACTACCTTTGCAACCGCAAAAGAGAAACAATGGTGCCATAGCTCAGTTGGTAGAGCAAAGGACTGAAAATCCTTGTGTCCCCGGTTCGATTCCTGGTGGCACCACTTTAAAGAAAAGAAAAACGATGTAAATCCCTGAACTTCTTTGAAGTTCAGGGATTTTTTATTTCCAAGAATAAGCAAAATAAGTGGGGGTCAGTCCGAAAACGGCTCAGTTTGAAAACTTGGGGGATATCGTTAAAATACGTCCTTATTCGGAGGACAGTTTTAGAAAGCCCTGAATGTTCCACTACGCAACAGCTACTTCATTCTTTTACAGAACGTTGCACTATTTTACATATTAAATAGCATTCAAGTGAAGCTATTGAATTAAAAACATTCCCAGCATTGTGAGCTTCTAATTTTTGTACATCTAAGCAAGAAGTTACCCATGAAGCAGATAAACATCGTATTCCAACTTCCCTACAAGACACAATATCTGAAACTGTATCACCTATATATATCATTTCATCCGGTTGTAACTTATAATCTGCAAGCAATTCCCTAAAATTCTCTGCTTTATTATTTTTGAAAGGATTTCCAGTTTTTACTTTATCAAAACACGTGTCCATATTAAATTGACGTAATGTTATCGCACAGCTCTTTTCTCCTTTTCCTGTAACCAAAGCAATAGGAATAGATTTCTTTTTTAACTTCTCAATCAGTTCTGTTATACCGTTAAAAGGACGAGGGCACATTATATGCATTTGTTCGTATATCACGTAGAAGTCATCCAAGGCTTTTTTCCAATTATTACTAACAAGTTTTTTTATCATCCCTTTTTCATTTAGTCCAAAAGTTTCTAAAATATCATTCTCGGATACATCATTAAGAGTAACATAGGGAGTTACTGCCTTTTTTAAGGCTTTGAGGCACATGGGAATTGTATCTCCAATTGTACCGTCTAAATCAAAAGCTACTAATTTAATCATAACCTTACATTTGATTGATTTTCCGTATCACCCGACCCGGATTTCCCACCGCCAAGCTATTTGCCGGAATATCTTTGGTTACAACACTTCCTGCACCAATCACACTTTTTTGCCCTATTGTCACACCCGGTAAAATAATTACTCCACCGCCAATCCAGCAGCCATCCTCTATCATGACAGGGAGGGCAAAAGTTCGACGGACATATTTACAGCCATCCGGGGTTTCTGTCAATACAAGCCGTTCATTAAACTCTACCGGGTGAGTTGCCGTATAGATTTGTACATTAGGTGCTACCAGCACATTGTTCCCTATGGTAATCTTATTGCAATCGACAAATGTACAGCCAGTATTTACGGTGACATTATCACCGATATGTATATTGCATCCATAATCACATATAAACGAATGACCGACAGAAACATTTGTGCCTATACTTCCAAACATTTCCTTTAGTACGGCATATTTTTCAGACTTTTGTTCATACGGCAAAGAATTGTATTTCATCAACAAGTGATGAGCTTTACTTTTCAAATCCATAAAAAAAGGGTCATGGCAATCATACCATTCACCAGCCAAACATTTTTCCATTTCAGTTTTCATAAGCTATGATTTTAAATTTATTGCAAAGTTATACCGATTTTTTGACTGATTTCAGGTATTATTTTTCGTTATTTTGGTATTAATCCGTTTTTTAGGGCTATATTTATGGCATGAAAAGAGAAAACCTACATCAACCATTCGAAATTAGTTTTAGCGAGCTTGACGAATCCTTGCTAAAAGAACACGAACATACTTTTTTTGAATTAGTATATATTCTTTCAGGAACAGGCATCCAATGGATTAACAACAATATGTTTCCTTATCATGACGGACATTTGTTTATGATTACTCCCGGAGATACGCATTCTTTCGAAATCCATACAACAACTAAGTTTGTCGACATCAAGTTTAACGACATATATATACATTCTTCTGTTTTCGGTGCTGAAAATATCCAAAGGCTGGAGTTTATTCTTCAACATGCTAATCATCAACCCGGTTGTATACTAAGAAATAAAGTAGATAAGCTATTGGTGAAACCCATGATTGAAGCGATTATCAGGGAATATATTAACCGAAATTTATACAGCAAGGAGATTATAACACAAATAATTAATACGATTATTATTGTGGTAGCACGCAATATCGCAATGTTCTTACCTGAACAGGTGGATGAATGCTCTGAGGACAAATCGCTTGACATATTGCAGTATATTCAAGCAAACATCTATAAAACAGGTAAAATCAGAGCAAAAAATATTAGCCAACATTTTGGCATTTCGGAGAATTATTTAGGACGATATATCAAGAAACATACTAATGAAACTATGCAGCAATACATTTTAAACTACAAACTAAAGTTAGTAGAAAATAGATTATTACATAGTCAAATGAGAATTTGTGAAATCGTTGAAGAATTGGGATTTACCGATGAGAGCCATCTTAATAAGTTTTTCAAAAAGTATAGAGGATGCAGCCCCTCTAATTTCAGAAAGAACAATTTGAAGTAAACCATATACATATCCTTGTTTTTAGGGTTATTAAAACAATAGAAATGACTATTTTTGCATTATATTTATAGATGTCTATGACAAATACAGAAACCATACAATCACTCATCGATAGCGGAGAAGGCTATAATGTAGAGTTCAAAGTTCGTGTTCCTTCAAAGGTTCGTGAACTAACAGAGGAAATTTGCGCTTTCGCTAATGCTGACGGAGGATATTTGCTTATCGGCGTAGATGATAACGGACAAATTATTGGTACAGGTTTGGAAAATGACAAACGTTCAGCCATTCAAGGCTCTATCAGTGAAATATCTCCGGCTCTCCATTGTGATATGTATGCGGTAAATATCGAGGATGAAACAGTTTGGGTAATTGATGTTCCGTCAGGGAAAGATAAACCTTATATATTTTCCGGTTCTATCTATGTCCGTGAGGGAGCAAACTCGCAGAAACTTCGCACAGCCGAAGAAATGCGCAGCTTCTTTCAGGAGTGTAACAAAATCTTTTTCGACCATATTCCCTGCCACTGGTTCAATATCTACACGGATGCAGACGAACAGATGATTAAGGATTTCCGAACAGAAGCCAAACTAAGTCCGTCCACACCCGACAAACAAATATTTGAGAACTTGGAATTGTTTACCGAGAATGGAACGGCAAAGAACGGTGCAGCGATGTTCTTCGGCAAGCAACCTGAACGAAAGTTTCCGCACGCTGTTACAAGATGTGTTCTTTTCAAGGGAACAAACAAAGTCTATATTATAGATGATAAAACTTTCGGAGGTTCATTGTACCAACAATATCTACAGGCTATGTCTTGGCTGGAAAGCAAACTGCAAGTAGCTTATAAAATAGAGGGAGCAGGACCAAGAGAGGAAATTTGGGAAATACCTTTGACCGTATTTAAAGAAGCCATTATAAACGCCCTGTCACATCGTGACTACTATGAACAAGGCGCAAGCATTATGATAGAAATGTTTGACGACCGGGTAGAGATTTCCAATCCCGGAGGACTTTTGCCTATTGTAGCTAAAAATTTCGGGCATAAAAGCATGACACGTAACCCACTAATATTCGGGTTATTTACCCGTATGCACTTGGTCGAAAGAGTTGCATCCGGTATTCCTCGTATGCAAGAAGCCATGAGGGAAGCGAATCTTCCCGAACCGGAATTTCACACAGAGGGGATGTTTACAGCAGTGTTCAAACGTCAAATCACCAACTCTGCCAACTATGACACAGTAAATGGCAGAGTAAATGACATAGTAAATGATACAATAAATGAGAATGAACAAGCTATTCTCAATCTGTTGGTAAATACTCCCGGTTTGAATGCTTCTGAAATCAGTAAGTATATCAACAAGAGCTTAAGAACGACTATGCGATATATCAAGACTTTACAAGATAAAGACTTGATTGAGTTTAGAGGCGCACCCAAAATAGGAGGGTATTATCTAACAAAAATATAATGATTATGAGTACTGAAATAAATAATGATTTACTAGTAGCTATAATAGGAGTATTATCGGCTTTAATAGTAGCAATGATTACCTTTATGGGAGTTTGGTATCAACTCAAAAAAACAGAAGTTAATACTTTAAAAGCAAAACTAAGAGACAAACAGGAAATTGTCTATGACAAGATTTATTCTTACATTTTTGACCTATTAAATGATACTATAAATAAAACGCCAATAGATAAAACTAAATATTCCAATAGATATATGGAAATTAAAAAACTATTGCTATTCCATGCATCTGATAGGGTGGTTTTACAATTTACTAAATTAAACATGGATACCGAAAGAAATGATTCTATTCTTACTCTAAGAAATTACTTCAAATTAATGGTGCTTATAAGAAAAGAAATAGGATATAAAAGAGAAAAAGTGAATGAAAAAACTATTTTACAGATACTGATAGCGAATAAGGAAGAATGCGAAAGTTTTTGTAAACAGCTTGGTTACAAAGATTCTTTTCTATATTCTATTAGAAAGAAAATATTTTCGTAACTTTGCATTCAGAAATCGTACCCAAGATACAAACTAATGTCGAACGGTGCAAAGCTGTGAAAACCTTATTCAAGGGATTAACATCGTAATAAAGATATAACTTATTGAGAAATAGCGTCATACAAGCTGATTTCCAGTTCCTGGTGGCACCACTTGAAAAGAAAAGCGTTGTAAATAAATTATTTACAACGCTTTTCTTTTCTATTGATTGATTTCTATAACAATTTTACCTAATGCATTTCCAGAGAAAGCAGTCTGTGCCTCTTTCACATTTTCAAAACTATAAATACTACAAATGCATGACTTTACTTTTTTATTGTCTATGAAAGAGTTTAAATCTTTAAATGCTGATACTGCACCGGCAGAGTTTACTACTAGGTCAACACCACCTGTCATGTGAAAAAGCAATTGGCTATATTACTTCATTCCCTTACTAACACCGTTTATCTTCAGGTAAGCGTAAGATTGAAGACCTAATAGAATCACAAACAAATACTCAGCCGTCAAATAAGCCGGTAAAGTCGTTGTGAAACAATAACTCAATAAATACAAATAAGCCAGATAGACGACAATAGTGGAAATCTGAAAGATAAATGCAATCCGGGTATTACCTGTACCTGTTACTGCATTCATAAAAACATAACCAGGCAAAGCAAACGTGTAATTTAGTAACATCACGATAAACGGATACTGAGCAAGTTCGATTAATTCTGCATTATCCGTATAAAATCCGATAATCTGTTTATTAAATAGCATAGCAATAATTATCAGAGGAAGACCGATTACATATCCCAATCTGAGAATTTTACCACAAAGCCGGAACATACTTCTCCCCTCACCCGCACCTATCAGATTACTAACCAATGAAGCGGTAGTAGCCGCAAACGAATTGACTATTACAAAGAAAACGGTAGAAACACTTCTAATAATATTCGAGACTGCCAGTTGTTTTTCTCCCAATCGCTCGATAGCCACGAAGAATAAAAACCACGGAGCAACACTAATGAAAGCATGCATCATACTCCATACGGATAAGTGAAAAAGTGAACTTAGTAATTTCCTATCATAAACAGGTTTTAACCCTAAACTCTCCTTATCCATTTTCAGAAAAGTATAGATAACCAGAATTAATAAAGAACCGACTTCAGCCAGTGAAGAAGCCATTGCTGCCCCGGATATACCCAGATTGAAACTGAAAATAAACAAGTAATTACAAGGGATATTGATAAGAACCGCCATTATAGCCGCCCACAACAAAACTCTCGTTTTCGTAATTCCCACGAAGAAAGAGCGGAATGCCAGAAATGGAAAAGAAAATAGCAAACCGAAACATCTCCATGTCAGATAATCAACTGCAGCATTATAAATCTCCGGTGAACGGATGAAATATCTCAGAATAATAGGTGACAGTACATAGGACGCAAGACTTAAAAACATAGCCAGTCCACTCAGGAACAATAATCCCTGGAAGAAAGTCCTGCCTGTTTCTTCGTATCTTTGTTCCCCGTTTCTGCGGGCAATCATAACCTGCAAACCCAAACTAAAGCCAAAACCAAGCATATAAATGGCCAGATAATAAACACTTGCAAGCGCAGAAGCACCTAACTCCACTTCGCCTACATGTCCCAGAAAAATAGCATCAGTAATATTGATTAATTGCTCCATCAGGATGCTCATCATCACAGGAAAGTTGATGAGCCATATTTGCTTATACGTATAATTCATTGTTCAACTAAAATAAACGTATGCCACACAACTATACACATAGCTGCGTGCCACTCGATGTAAATAATCAGATATGAAAACTCTGTGACGAATTACAAAAATCCGTCAGGATAGCCGAATAGCTTTTATTAAAAAGTGCTATTCGTGGAGCGTAGCTATATACAGAGTTGATGTTTCATGAGTTGAACAATCGTTTTATGTAAATTCGATACAGCAAATGTAGGAAAAATAATAAAAAAGCAAGCGATCTTACCCGAATAAATCAACGGTTATTATATTTTTGCGTGAAATTACTCCACTGCATGAAATCAACTGAAATCACAAGAGAAGAGATGTGGGCAAAGCAACATTTGTCTGCAAATGAAATCGACTATGCCATTTGGGAACAGGATAAAGTTGTGCTACAACAGATGTCCAAAATCAGCAGAAGTTGCTCATTTGTAGTTGACGTTTATAAATACAGATATGCTTTCGCATCTTCTAACTTTGCAGATATACTGGGATATGACAGCCGGAAAATAGCTACTCTGGAGAAGCAGGGAGATTATTTGGAATCACGATTTCATCCGGACGATTTCGCCCGACTGGAGCAATTGCAGATTAATCTCAGCAAGTTTATCTATAGCCTGCCTCACGAACAAAGAAATGATTATTGTAATATCTATAGTTTCCGGCTGATGAATACCAAACAACAGTACATACGGGTAATCAGCCGACAACAGGTTTTAGAACCAAGCCGCAACGGGAAAGCCTGGCTAATACTTGGAAATATAGAGATTGCACCTAATCAGACAGAAACTGATCAAGTGGAATGCACTGTGTTGAATCTCAAAAATGGAGAAATGTTCTCGCCTACTTTAGTATCTATTCCACGGATTCATCTGACACAGCGTGAACTGGAGATTTTACAGCTTATTCAAAAAGGATTATTAAGTAAAGAAATAGCTCACAATCTCTGCATCAGTATTCATACAGTCAATATTCACCGGCAAAACCTATTGCACAAATTAGGGGTACAGAATTCTATCGAAGCTATCAATGCAGGATTAAAGTTAGGAATACTAAGCTAACCGCTCCGCGAAAGAAATATTCAAGTTACGGCATCCAGTCCATAATTCCCGTAACCGGATGCAGACTTCTCCATTCCATAAAGTCCTCATAACTGCGTATACCATCCCGGATAACAGCCTTATAATACTCTATTCCCATAATCTTTTCCGACTCGGGCGTATCATATTTCAATTTTAAAATGGCATACCTTGTTTCATCAGTCAAAACAGCGGAAAGCCGTTCGGCAAACTTCTCAAAATAGCCATCATACCGGGAACCTTCCAAAATATGGATCATATCTATCTGCCAAAGCGCATTATCTGCATCCCGATACCAGGCATGCCACTCCACACATGCTTCCTCTGTATCCAGCAGATTCTTATGCTCCATCTTCATGAAAGACTTGTTTTCCGTAAACTTCACCATTGCCTGAAAGCTATCACACAGACTAAATTGTGAGGTATAAATATGAAAATCAATGTCAAGATGCTTCATCAGCAATCCTGTACTCAAAGAACCTACTAAATTCACTCTGGCACCTATACTTTCCCAAATAGGGATGATTTTTGTGTCTTCTATAATTTTCCGGGCTTTCTGTTGATTCCGTCTGGCAAGATCAAGAATATCCATTGTTTTTCTTTTGTAATGACGTGCAAATGTAGAAAAAAGGACGGATATATAGCTATAAATAACTATTTAATAACCTGATAATTCAGACTAACTTTGCCACCCTTTCCAAACTTCCCAGATAAAAAATTAAAAGAGTTATGACATTCAATCAAACAGAAAAGCAGGAAAAAAAGTACTTGCAACGGATCATCGGCATCATTAACGATACGATTCATAACACCGATACATCAGTCAAAGAACATGTAGAAACCTTACAGGAATACAAAGATTATATCTGGTCAAACAAAGATATCGATCCACATGAAATCCGATCTATGCGCGAAAGCATCCTCAATCATTTCGCACTGGGTGAAAGCGTAATTGACAAACGCAGGCGGTTGGGCAAAATACTGGATATTCCTTATTTCGGACGGATAGACTTCGAGGAAAAGAAAAACGGCAGTAGCGTTTTACCTATTTATATAGGCATACATACGTTCTATGATTCACAAAGTAAGACAAATCTGATATACGATTGGCGGGCTCCCATTTCCGGTATGTTCTACGATTACGAACTGGGGAAAGCGGTTTACACCTCCCCTACCGGTGAAATCAACGGAGATATTTCACTTAAACGCCAATACCGCATCCGTAAAGGAAAAATGGAATATATGATAGAAAGCTCGCTGACTGTACATGATGAAATACTTCAGAAGGAACTCAGCAGTAATGCCGATGATAAAATGAAGAATATTGTCACCACTATCCAGCGGGAACAGAACCGGATCATTCGCAATGAAGAAGCTCACGTGCTCATTATCCAGGGAGTTGCCGGATCGGGCAAGACATCCATTGCCTTACACCGCATCGCCTACCTGCTCTATACGTTGAAAGGAAATATTTCCTCAAAAGATATACTTATTATTTCACCCAATAAAGTTTTCGGTGATTATATCTCGAACGTACTTCCCGAGCTTGGCGAAGAAAGTGTGCCCGAAACCAGTATGGAGCAGATTCTTTCGGGAGTTCTTGAAAACAAATACAAATACCAGAACTTCTTTGAACAGGTAACGGAATTACTCGAAAAAACGTCCTCGAACTTCATTGAACGAATCAAATACAAATCTTCCTTTGAGTTTATTTCACAGCTCGATAAGTTTATCCTCTATATGGAAAACAACTACTTCAAAGCTGCAGAAGTAAAACTCACCAGGCACATCACAATTCCCGCCGAATATATTGAAGAGCAATTCAGGCGCTTCAACCGTTACCCCATGCGCCAGCGTTCTGAAGCTATGACGGATTATATCCTGGAAATGATGAAGGTGCAATACTACTTTACAGTTACCACTTCAGAGAAAAATCTGTTGAAGAAAGAAATAAAGAAGATGTTTGCAGGTAACAACGATCTTCAGATTTATAAAGAGTTTTTCGTATGGGTAGGTAAACCCGAACTATTCAAATTACGCAAGAACCGGATGTTGGAATACGCAGACCTGGCACCTTTGGCATACCTGCATCTGGCTTTAGACGGAAATATTACTTCGCCCGGTGTCAAACATCTTTTGATAGACGAAATGCAGGATTATTCTCCTATCCAGTACAAAGTAATTCAGAAACTTTACCCCTGCCGGAAGACCATTCTCGGAGATGCATCACAATCTGTCAACCCTTACGGTTCGTCAACAGCCGATATGATTCGGAAAGCATTCACTATAGGCGAAATAATGAAACTATGCAAAAGTTACCGCTCTACGTTTGAAATCACGGATTTCTCGCAAAGGATTCAGACTAATCATGAATTAGAACCTATCATACGTCATGGTGAACCTCCTGCAATCCTACGGTTTGAAGATATAAAACAGGAAATACTGGGTATTTTCAGTATAATTTCTTCTTTTAAAAAATCCGGTTATACGTCACTCGGGATAGTATGCAAAACCGAAACACAAGCAAGAGAACTGTCAGAAAGCCTCAGGGTGCATACCGGTGATATCCATTTCCTGTCCAATCAAAGCTCTGCTTTTATGAAAGGGATTATCATTACCTCATCTCACATGGCAAAAGGATTGGAGTTTGACGAAGTAATCGTTCCCTATGTCAACGACAAGAATTACAACTCAGCCATTGACAAAAGTATGCTCTATGTAGCTGTAACAAGGGCTATGCATAGACTAACACTAACCTACAACGGACGACCAAGTGAATTTATTCCTGCCTCCATCAGATAAAATACCATTCTCCCTCATCTGCCGAACTACCGGTCTGTTCTGCTTCTGTAGTGTACTGAATAAGTTGACACTTCAAAAATCGAAAATAAAGATGAAATATTCGAAAAAGAAGTACAACTATTACAGTGATGATGAACGAATGTCTTATATTCGTGAGTATTTATCAAGTCCCGAGAGCAAATCTCAGTTTTGTAAGCGTAACGGCTTTTGTGCCAAGCTTCTTACTTATTGGCTTAACAAGTATCAAATGGAAGACAAAGCTATGGGTATATCACCTAAACCGGTAAATAGCGATGCTATTAATTCTAGTATTTCTGAGCTCCAGAAAGAACTATCGCTATTGCGTGCTGAGAACCGTAAACTTCATCGGGCTCTTGCTGATGAGAGTTTACGTCATGAGGCGTGCGAAGAACTCATCAATCTTGCTGAATCCACGTATCATATCAAGGTACGAAAAAACTCCGATGCCAAGTAATCGACACCTTGTCACAGAGGCACTCAACCCGACGCAAACATGGTTGTATAAAGTTCCTCTGTGATTACTTCGGCATAACCCGACAAGGTTATTACAAGCATGTGAACCGGCATTTGGAGGTTGATATCCTTACCACAAGCATCGTGTTGTACTGCAAGGAACTGTTGGAACTCATGCCCAAAGCTGGTATGCGCGAGTTATACGCCTGCTGCGTGAGTAAGTTTGGACCAAAGATGGTTATCGGTCGTGATCGTTGTTATGACATTTTTCGCTCCAATGGTTTGTGTCAACGTACAAGTCGCAAGCGTCCTAAAACAACGAATTCGAACCATAATTACTATATCTACCCCGATCTGTTGAATGTTGCGCCCAAATTTGTCGCTACGCGATTGGGCGCTATGGTAGTGGCGGATATAACCTACGTAAACACCGGTCAGGGCTGGGCTTACCTCTCGTTGCTTACCGATGCGGCAAGTCGTGCCATCGTTGGATATGCGCTTTACAAAACTCTTGAGACGGAGGGGCCCTTGAAAGCTTTGGAGATGGCAATATCATTCTATGAGAAGTATCACATAGACATGAGCACTCTTATTCATCATTCTGACCGGGGTGTCCAATATTGCTCAAATAAATATGTAGAGAGGCTTAAAGAGCATCAAATCAACATCAGTATGACGCAGTGTGGTGATCCTTTGCATAATGCATTGGCTGAAAGAATGAACAACACCATTAAAAACGGTTGGCTATTCGACTGTGATGATGAGAGCTTCGAGCAAGTAAGCAAGCGCATTGAAGATGCTGTATATGTATATAATCATGTGCGGCCTCATCAAGGGATAAACATGAGGACACCTATGGAAGTGCTCAGAGAAACGGTAGGATTTACAGCATAATACCCGCTCGTCGGGACGGGGGGGCCCGCCCCTTGCCGCTAGGGCGATCCCCGACCGAAGAGTTCTTGTTTGTTGGCAACATTACATTTTCCTGAAGAAGGCTTGCGTAAATAAAGGAAGATGCATAAATTTGCAAGCACCAACAAAAGACAACTAAAATAGGAATAAGAAAAACAAAAGTAAACCTCTTTAGATATTAAAGTATATTGAGTAAACTAATCCAGTTATAACAAACGAAGTTGTCAACTAAAACCAGTACACATCATTCTGTGCACGGAAACGGTCATTCCCACGAAGAGAAACGAGCGTTCCCATTAGAGGAAACTGTCGTTCCCAAGTGCAGGGAACTTCATTGCCGGAAATCGTTTCAATAAAGAATTCCAGTTTCTTTCCAGAATCGCCCTTTACCTTTGCAATATCAGAATAAACCAAAGTATTAATTTTTAAAAACAGAAGAATATGAAAAAGTTAGTTTTATTATTAGTATGTATGTTCACGATGCACACAATGGTAATGGCGGATAATGACAAACCGATC from Bacteroides sp. MSB163 includes:
- a CDS encoding HelD family protein; the protein is MTFNQTEKQEKKYLQRIIGIINDTIHNTDTSVKEHVETLQEYKDYIWSNKDIDPHEIRSMRESILNHFALGESVIDKRRRLGKILDIPYFGRIDFEEKKNGSSVLPIYIGIHTFYDSQSKTNLIYDWRAPISGMFYDYELGKAVYTSPTGEINGDISLKRQYRIRKGKMEYMIESSLTVHDEILQKELSSNADDKMKNIVTTIQREQNRIIRNEEAHVLIIQGVAGSGKTSIALHRIAYLLYTLKGNISSKDILIISPNKVFGDYISNVLPELGEESVPETSMEQILSGVLENKYKYQNFFEQVTELLEKTSSNFIERIKYKSSFEFISQLDKFILYMENNYFKAAEVKLTRHITIPAEYIEEQFRRFNRYPMRQRSEAMTDYILEMMKVQYYFTVTTSEKNLLKKEIKKMFAGNNDLQIYKEFFVWVGKPELFKLRKNRMLEYADLAPLAYLHLALDGNITSPGVKHLLIDEMQDYSPIQYKVIQKLYPCRKTILGDASQSVNPYGSSTADMIRKAFTIGEIMKLCKSYRSTFEITDFSQRIQTNHELEPIIRHGEPPAILRFEDIKQEILGIFSIISSFKKSGYTSLGIVCKTETQARELSESLRVHTGDIHFLSNQSSAFMKGIIITSSHMAKGLEFDEVIVPYVNDKNYNSAIDKSMLYVAVTRAMHRLTLTYNGRPSEFIPASIR
- a CDS encoding transposase — translated: MKYSKKKYNYYSDDERMSYIREYLSSPESKSQFCKRNGFCAKLLTYWLNKYQMEDKAMGISPKPVNSDAINSSISELQKELSLLRAENRKLHRALADESLRHEACEELINLAESTYHIKVRKNSDAK
- a CDS encoding IS3 family transposase; the encoded protein is MSQRHSTRRKHGCIKFLCDYFGITRQGYYKHVNRHLEVDILTTSIVLYCKELLELMPKAGMRELYACCVSKFGPKMVIGRDRCYDIFRSNGLCQRTSRKRPKTTNSNHNYYIYPDLLNVAPKFVATRLGAMVVADITYVNTGQGWAYLSLLTDAASRAIVGYALYKTLETEGPLKALEMAISFYEKYHIDMSTLIHHSDRGVQYCSNKYVERLKEHQINISMTQCGDPLHNALAERMNNTIKNGWLFDCDDESFEQVSKRIEDAVYVYNHVRPHQGINMRTPMEVLRETVGFTA